DNA from Bdellovibrionales bacterium:
TCACCGACGGCGACACGAGGATTGGTGGCACTGATGGATATGGAGGCCGTCATCGGTGGAGCTGCGAGCCATTTCGGTGGTCCATCTGGTTTTGCCGAAATGATGTCCGCCATTTTCGGTTACATGTTTTGGCAGTCACAAAAACAAAAAAAGGAATGGCACCAACTCTTCCATTTTGTGAATGATGCCGGTCATTGCGAAAACGGTCTTTACGCTCTAAAGGCGAACTATAAACTCGCCGGGCTGGATATCGAACATCTTCGTCACTTTAGAAGTATTGAAAGTGTTTTAACTGGTCACGGTGAAGCGCATTTATTTCCGCAATCTGTTTACATTAGCAACGGCCCGTTAGGTTCTGGACTTCCCCAAGCCCAGGGGTTGGCGGCGGCCGAATCATTGAGTGCTTCTCCACGAACAACGGTGGTTGCGATTTCCGACGGCGGCTGCATGGAAGGGGAGGCCCGCGAAGCGTTTGCGGCGATCCCGGGTTTAGCGGCCAATAAAAAATTAGGTCCTGTGCTGTGTATGATCAGCGATAACAACACAAAACTATCTGGTCGTATCGATAAAGATAGTTTTTCGATGACTCCCACTTTCGCTTCATTAGCCGCGCAAGGTTGGAATGTGATCACGGTCGGTGACGGACATGACCTCCAAGGTGTTTTCACGGCGATTGAGCAAGCGATGGACGCTCTTAAAAAAGATCCAACGACACCGGTTGCCCTCTGGTGCAAAACGATTAAAGGAAAGGGTGTCAAAAAGACCGAAGAGTCTTCCTCCGGAGGACATGGTTTTCCGCTCAAAAAATACGACGAGCTTCCTGCATTTTTAACCGAGATTTTTTCAGCTCAAGAAATGCCCCAACAGTTAAAAATGTGGCTGGAGGATTTGGTCGCTCGCGAATCGAAAAAAACGACGACATCGGCATCCTCTGTTAAAAAAGAAAAAGCTCAAGACGGCGTGAGCAAAGCTCTCATAGAGGCCGTTGAGAAGCATCAGCTTCCGGTCATCTCTATCTCTGCGGATCTTCAAGGGTCCACTGGCGTTGAAAACTTCAGAAAAAAATTCCCCGCCCACACGTTCGAAGTCGGAGTGGCGGAGTCGAACATGGTGAGCATGGGCATAGGTTTATCCAAGCAGGGATATCTCCCGGTCGTAGACACGTTCGCGCAATTCGGTGTCACTAAAGGCGCGTTGCCTTTAATCATGAGTGGTCTTTCCGAAGGACCTGTCATGGGCATTTTTTCTCACACCGGGTTTCAAGATGCAGCGGATGGAGCCTCTCACCAAGCTTTGGCCTATCTCGCGATGTCTGGCTCTATTCCCCATGTGGAGACCTATTGTCTCACGTGTAGCGAAGAGGCCTACCACTTGGTGTCTCAAGCGCTTCAGCAGATGGCCGAGGATAAAAAGCGGGGTGTGGCTGGAAAGAGCTATTTATTCTTTTTAGGTCGCGAAACGTTTCCTCCAAAATTTAATGAGACCGCCACCTACAAGCTAGGGAAAGCTCATGTGATCTCGGATCGTTTGGGGAATGCGGCTCAAAAAGTCATGATCGCTGTTTCGGGTTCGTTGGTGAGTGAGGCCCTTGAAGCTCAAGAAAAACTGGCCCAGAAGAATATTGGATCGATCGTAGTTAATCCGGCGGTGATGAATCGTCCCGATGTTGAATTTTTTGCGAAATGGTTACCCAAAGCCGACGGCAATTTAGTGACCTTGGAAGACCATCGTGTGATTGGTGGTATGGCCTCGGTCTTAGTTCCAGAGCTATTAAGTCATGATATCAAGATCAACAGACTTCGCACCCTGGGAGTGGGGGACGAGTTTGGTCGGAGTTCCTACACGGCCAAGGACCTTTACAAGCTTCACGGTTTAGATGCCGAGGCGGTTGTTAAAGCCGTCACTCACTAAGGGGGAATGAGTATGGACTATCGAATCCTCATCGCGATCTGTTTCGTTCTCTCCGTCAGCAGTTCCCAGGCGCAATATTCCTGGGACAGATGCTCGGATGCCGAAGGATATTTTAAGACAGAGAACGGCATCGTCGTGAGTCCAGAGGCCGATCCCGGAGAAAGTATCTTTATCGAAAAAGTTCTCAAATCAATGCCGGTCAAAACAATCACTGGAACCTGTGAGTCCGTAAAGAACTCAAGCTCTTACGTTTACATGCAGGAAAACTTATCCTTCGAGGTCTATCAGATGAGTATTGATGGCTGGGTCGTCCGCAATATAGACATGCTCTGCACGCGTGGCTCTTATAATTATTCCCTGGAGCAGGGGCTTTCATCCGTCTGCGCTGGTGAAACTTCAGTGGTTGAGAGTTACCCCTAATACGGGGTCTAACCTCTGATCCTTAGAATTTATTCAAACTCATATTCTAAACTTATTATCCCTTTTTCAATGCACGCCAATTTCTTTGATGTCGAGAGCGCCGTGAATGTAATCTTGGCCAAATATCTTCCAAAAGGAGAATGTATGAATAAAGTTTTGTTTTGCTTACTGTCGTTATTCGGTTTCAATGCTTTTGCCACTGGAAGCTTCAGCTGTGAAACTGATGCCTCAGTAAATAATGCTAAAATTACAATTTACGGTGTGACGAGTAGAAGCTTTGAAAACGCGATCGTCAGTGCTGAGGGCCAAGCGAACGGGTCCATTGGGGATGATGGTGTTTCTTTTACTTTTGATTATGCTTTAACAAAAGAAGACATAAGACAGTACTGGAACAGTGGAGACGAGTTTCGCCTAGTGATCTACTCCGAAAAAGAGATGAATGGAAAGCTTGAGTTTCTCAAGACGGTGATTAAGACGACAACTACTGATGGAATTACATTTACCGGTGATGCCATTGTCAGCGGACCATCTTGGTCTATGGAAGTGCCAGTTTCTTGCGAAATTGAATAACTTATTAAATTAAGAATACAACTTTGTTGAATAAAGGCGAACTCCCAATGAGTTCGCCTTTTGTTTTTTGTGAATAAAATCAGAAGGTTCCGGCAATTTTTACATCCCAACGCTATTCCAGCGGCTTCATCCCTGCTTTTTGAGATTCCACTCTCATAAAAAGGAAAATTTTAAACCCTAAGCTTGAGGATAATAATGAAGTCCATTCTTCTCTTTCTCTCTTTAGTTTCAGTGAGCACGGCCGTTGCGGAAAAAAATCTGTGTGCGAGTCTTTTCTCCAAGCAAACCTCGCAATTCTCTAAAGAGGTTCAAGAGGCCATTGCTTCGGGAATCCCAGATCAAATCATTACGGCTTTTATTCGAGAAACGGCGGTCATAGAGAACAAGCTCACGGACTCTGACGTGGCTCACTTGGTGGTTCTTGCACGTCAGGTTCTCAAAGATAAGAGCATCAACGATAAAACGATCTACGAGATGCTTTACTACGCCAAAAAGAAATACGATGCAGAGATCGATGCCCAACTTAAAGATATGGGGCAGATGCTCAATCAATCGGTTCGTAACATGAGACTCCGCCGGGAGCGGTTTGCTTTGGCATTGAATCAAGGAGATGCGCTTAAAGCAGCTCATGTTTATCGCGACCTTTATGAGTCCTATTTTATTTCGCTTTCTTATCTTAAGGCTTACATCACGGGAGATCGTACGACTCGCAATGAGGGTTTAGTCAAGAGTGCTCGATTTGTTCTCATGGGCCTGACCCAAACGGCAAGACTTAAAGATTTGGCCGTTAAGGTTCGTCAAATTTATGCGGAGAAAAATCCCTCGCCAGAGGCCATCGTCGACGTGTTTGATCAGATTGTGGCGCGCACGAACGATGAGTATCGTTATGCCGAGTGGTATGTCAGTCGCTTGGAAAAAGATCCCGAGATTTCTCAGGCGATGAAGGACAATCTTAAGTATATCCGGGGTCGTCTCAGTGTCGATACCATTGCCGAGCGTTTTAAGATGGATCTTTTGGCCGAGGCCGATTTAACAACGGCGGAGGCGTCTCAAATTGTTTCCTCACGGCCTCAGATTTTGGTTTATTGGTTAAGACATATCCGCCAAATCGAAAAGCAATATGCTCGTCGAATAATGATTCGCTCGATTTTTCATGTGGAAAACTTTAGGAAGTTTGTGAATCATATTATTCCCGAGGCCTATCGTGGGCCGATTTCCAAATTGATTGGTCTTGATTACAACACTTACGTGACCTCACTTCACTTCGAGAATCTTGAAGCGGTTCTTTTAGCCCCGAAAGGGCAACCTCAGTTGGATGCATTTAGAGAAGCGGTGGCCGAAGGGGATAGTGCGAAGTCAGCGCAGTTCCTCGAGACGCTGGCGCGTTTGTCCAACAACATGGACACTTGGAATGATCTTAAAACGCAAGTGTCCACTCTGGCGAACCAACATGCCAATTACAAAGTTCTATTAAATATGATGGTCGCGGCCGAAGGAAAAATCGAAACTCTGGGATTTATTTCTCGCTTAGATACAACCTCGAAGTTTGATCACTATAGTGCTTGGGTTCTTCCTGGTGCGACCACGGCCGCGGGCGCTGCTTACTGGAATTGGGACACACTGGTGAGCTGGTATCGCTTTTCGGTGCAGTTGGCCGTTCAGAACTGGCCCTTTTAAGGGAAATAAAAAAGGCGCTGGGTAGCGCCTTTGTAAGATCCTTCGCTTTCACTCAGGATGACCGCTTCAATCGGGATGACTGTTGTGGATACGAGCGACAGTTGTCGCTCGTATGAGCTCGCTACTGACGAGCGGCAGGGCTCGGTTTGCTAGGAGCGGCTGCTTTTTTAACGTCTTTTGCGGTGTCCTTAGTTTCCTTGGGAGCTGCAGAAGCTGTCGCTTTTTCGGGTTTGTCTGTGCCTTTGTCTTCCGAAAGAGCCACAACACTAATACCTTTAAGTGCAATCACTTTCGAGCGAAGTTCCG
Protein-coding regions in this window:
- a CDS encoding transketolase, giving the protein SPTATRGLVALMDMEAVIGGAASHFGGPSGFAEMMSAIFGYMFWQSQKQKKEWHQLFHFVNDAGHCENGLYALKANYKLAGLDIEHLRHFRSIESVLTGHGEAHLFPQSVYISNGPLGSGLPQAQGLAAAESLSASPRTTVVAISDGGCMEGEAREAFAAIPGLAANKKLGPVLCMISDNNTKLSGRIDKDSFSMTPTFASLAAQGWNVITVGDGHDLQGVFTAIEQAMDALKKDPTTPVALWCKTIKGKGVKKTEESSSGGHGFPLKKYDELPAFLTEIFSAQEMPQQLKMWLEDLVARESKKTTTSASSVKKEKAQDGVSKALIEAVEKHQLPVISISADLQGSTGVENFRKKFPAHTFEVGVAESNMVSMGIGLSKQGYLPVVDTFAQFGVTKGALPLIMSGLSEGPVMGIFSHTGFQDAADGASHQALAYLAMSGSIPHVETYCLTCSEEAYHLVSQALQQMAEDKKRGVAGKSYLFFLGRETFPPKFNETATYKLGKAHVISDRLGNAAQKVMIAVSGSLVSEALEAQEKLAQKNIGSIVVNPAVMNRPDVEFFAKWLPKADGNLVTLEDHRVIGGMASVLVPELLSHDIKINRLRTLGVGDEFGRSSYTAKDLYKLHGLDAEAVVKAVTH